Proteins encoded by one window of Hafnia alvei:
- the oxc gene encoding oxalyl-CoA decarboxylase, with protein sequence MENNSAMTDGMHIVVKALKANGVENIYGVVGIPVTDLARIAQNEGIRYIGFRHEQNAGNAAAISGYITKKPGICLTVSAPGFLNGLVALANATTNAFPMIQISGSSDRSIVDLQQGDYEELDQMNIAKPFVKASYRVNKPEDIGIGIARAIRAAVSGRPGGVYLDLPASVLEAALKETDADKSVFVVVDPAPDMLPSKKSVDKVLQVLSEAKKPLVILGKGAAYSQSENEIKKFIEMTGIPFLPMSMAKGVLPDDHVLSAATARSFVLENADVVILLGARLNWLLGHGKGPHWSSKTRFIQVDIEPMEIDSNRPIEAPLVGDMCSVIKELLSSLNPLSLNEYNDWIDAIEEHKKINAAKMALKIEQITEPMNYFNALGAINNELGKWRDIYLVNEGANTLDNARNIINMYHPRRRLDCGTWGVMGIGMGYSIGAAVTDNKQVVAIVGDSAFGFSGMEIETICRYKLPVTIIVFNNGGIYRGDEINGTSSDPAPTSLLMSSQYEKLMEAFGGYGVCAKSIDELVNALKNSLNNKHPTLINCIIDASAGVESGHLKNLNPKTNSVK encoded by the coding sequence ATGGAAAATAATAGCGCAATGACCGATGGCATGCATATTGTCGTTAAGGCTCTTAAAGCCAATGGAGTAGAAAACATTTATGGCGTTGTAGGCATTCCAGTTACAGACTTGGCCCGAATTGCACAAAACGAAGGTATCCGCTATATCGGGTTTCGGCATGAGCAAAATGCTGGAAATGCCGCCGCGATAAGTGGCTACATCACAAAGAAACCAGGGATTTGTTTAACTGTATCAGCGCCTGGATTCCTAAATGGGCTAGTCGCCCTCGCAAATGCCACTACAAATGCATTTCCGATGATTCAAATTAGCGGCTCAAGTGATCGCTCAATCGTAGATTTGCAGCAAGGCGACTATGAAGAGCTAGATCAAATGAATATCGCAAAGCCATTTGTTAAAGCCTCATATCGAGTTAACAAACCAGAAGATATTGGTATTGGTATCGCTCGTGCAATTCGCGCGGCAGTATCCGGTCGTCCAGGTGGCGTCTACTTAGACCTTCCAGCCAGTGTTCTTGAAGCGGCTTTAAAAGAAACAGATGCTGACAAATCGGTGTTTGTTGTTGTGGATCCTGCACCAGATATGCTTCCTTCAAAGAAATCTGTAGATAAGGTATTACAAGTATTAAGCGAAGCGAAGAAGCCTTTAGTTATTCTCGGTAAAGGTGCAGCATATTCTCAATCAGAAAATGAAATAAAAAAATTCATTGAAATGACCGGGATCCCATTTTTACCTATGTCAATGGCCAAGGGAGTTTTGCCAGATGATCATGTTTTATCTGCAGCAACTGCTCGATCATTTGTTCTCGAAAATGCAGATGTTGTGATTCTGCTCGGAGCCAGATTAAATTGGTTATTAGGTCATGGAAAAGGCCCTCATTGGTCAAGTAAAACGCGCTTTATACAAGTCGATATCGAGCCTATGGAGATTGATAGCAATAGACCGATTGAAGCTCCGCTAGTTGGAGATATGTGCTCTGTTATTAAAGAGCTATTATCTTCTCTTAATCCCCTCTCTTTGAATGAATACAATGACTGGATAGATGCTATAGAAGAACACAAAAAGATTAATGCAGCAAAAATGGCTTTAAAAATTGAGCAAATAACCGAGCCTATGAACTATTTCAATGCTCTCGGTGCAATCAATAATGAGCTGGGAAAATGGAGAGATATTTATTTAGTTAACGAAGGAGCGAACACTCTCGATAATGCTAGGAATATCATTAATATGTATCACCCTCGCCGCCGATTAGATTGTGGTACATGGGGAGTAATGGGCATTGGAATGGGCTACTCAATCGGAGCTGCGGTTACAGATAACAAACAAGTTGTGGCTATTGTTGGTGACAGCGCATTCGGATTCAGTGGTATGGAAATAGAAACTATATGTCGCTATAAGCTTCCAGTAACCATTATTGTATTTAACAATGGTGGCATATATCGAGGTGATGAAATTAATGGCACATCAAGTGACCCAGCTCCTACTTCATTGCTAATGAGCTCTCAATATGAAAAATTGATGGAGGCTTTCGGTGGGTATGGTGTATGTGCTAAGTCAATTGATGAGTTGGTCAATGCCCTAAAAAACAGCTTAAACAATAAACACCCCACTCTCATTAACTGTATTATTGATGCATCCGCTGGCGTTGAAAGTGGGCATCTTAAAAATTTAAACCCGAAGACAAATTCTGTAAAATAA
- the frc gene encoding formyl-CoA transferase produces MELPLSGIKVLDFTGVQSGPSCTQMLAWYGADVIKIERPGIGDVTRRQLRDIPDLDALYFTMLNSNKRSLELNTKTPEGESIMEKLIKDADILVENFHPGALDHMGLSWEHIHELNPRLIFGSIKGFNECSPYNDLKSYENVAQAVGGALSTTGFWDGPPTVSSAALGDSNTGMHLLIGLLTALLAREKTGVGQKVSVSMQDSVLNLCRVKLRDQQRLEKIGYLEEYPQYPNGVFTDVVPRGGNAGGGGQPGWVLKCKGWEEDPNAYIYFTIQEQNWENTCIVLNKKEWIDDPKYNTAKARQPHIFDIFSDIEKWLSDKDKFEAVEILRKYGVPCAPVMSMKDIAYDKSLRESASVVEVEQPGRGKFLTVGSPIKFSGFCPEIKAAPLLGEHTEEILNQLGYTEKEVSELKINKVI; encoded by the coding sequence ATGGAATTGCCTTTAAGCGGTATTAAAGTTCTCGATTTTACGGGCGTACAATCTGGCCCATCATGTACTCAGATGCTGGCATGGTATGGTGCAGATGTAATTAAGATTGAAAGACCAGGTATCGGAGACGTCACTCGTCGACAATTACGAGATATTCCTGATCTAGATGCTTTATATTTCACGATGCTAAATAGCAATAAACGTTCACTAGAGTTAAATACTAAAACTCCAGAGGGCGAGTCTATCATGGAGAAACTTATAAAAGACGCAGACATTCTTGTTGAGAATTTTCATCCAGGCGCATTAGACCATATGGGTTTAAGTTGGGAACATATTCATGAATTAAACCCAAGACTTATTTTTGGTTCAATTAAAGGATTTAACGAATGCTCACCCTATAACGACTTAAAGAGCTATGAGAACGTGGCTCAAGCTGTTGGTGGTGCGTTATCTACAACGGGCTTTTGGGACGGTCCGCCTACAGTAAGTTCGGCTGCCTTGGGTGACAGTAACACAGGAATGCACTTACTAATTGGGCTCCTTACTGCTTTATTAGCCCGTGAAAAAACAGGCGTCGGCCAGAAAGTATCAGTATCTATGCAAGATAGCGTTCTAAATCTGTGCCGTGTAAAACTACGAGATCAGCAACGTTTAGAAAAGATTGGCTATCTAGAAGAGTATCCGCAGTATCCAAATGGCGTATTCACAGATGTCGTACCTCGTGGAGGTAACGCTGGCGGCGGTGGCCAACCAGGATGGGTATTAAAATGTAAAGGATGGGAGGAGGACCCGAACGCATACATTTACTTCACAATACAAGAGCAAAATTGGGAAAACACGTGCATCGTTCTTAATAAAAAAGAATGGATTGATGATCCAAAATATAATACTGCAAAAGCACGTCAGCCTCATATCTTTGATATTTTCTCTGATATTGAAAAATGGCTATCGGATAAAGATAAGTTTGAAGCAGTGGAGATTTTGAGAAAGTACGGCGTTCCATGTGCTCCTGTGATGAGTATGAAAGATATTGCATATGATAAGTCTCTGCGTGAGAGCGCTTCTGTAGTAGAAGTGGAACAACCTGGACGTGGTAAGTTCCTAACCGTGGGTAGCCCTATTAAATTCTCTGGATTCTGTCCAGAAATTAAAGCTGCACCATTGCTTGGTGAACATACAGAAGAGATCTTGAATCAACTTGGCTATACAGAAAAAGAAGTATCAGAATTAAAGATTAATAAAGTCATTTAA
- the zinT gene encoding metal-binding protein ZinT, with the protein MANYIGKLSLALAALLVSGYVQSHGHHSHGKPMSEVEQQAALGVFSDKDVKDRELADWDGVWQSVYPYLQSGELDPVFKMKAKKDSSQTFEQIKSYYRKGYASDVDIIGIENGVMSFQRGNKESSCKYDYSGYKILNYTSGKKGVRYLFECKDIGSQAPKYVQFSDHIIAPRKSSHFHIFMGNTSQEALLTEMNNWPTYYPYQLTTQQVVDDMLHH; encoded by the coding sequence TTGGCAAATTATATTGGTAAGCTTTCATTGGCTCTGGCTGCGCTTTTAGTTAGCGGCTATGTACAATCTCATGGACATCATTCGCATGGTAAGCCAATGAGCGAAGTTGAGCAGCAGGCAGCCCTCGGTGTTTTCAGCGATAAGGATGTTAAAGACAGAGAACTGGCGGATTGGGACGGTGTATGGCAGTCAGTTTATCCATACTTGCAAAGCGGTGAGCTCGATCCAGTGTTCAAGATGAAAGCTAAAAAAGACTCCAGTCAAACATTTGAGCAGATTAAATCCTATTATCGTAAGGGATACGCCAGCGATGTGGATATTATCGGCATTGAAAATGGCGTAATGTCGTTCCAGCGCGGGAACAAGGAAAGTTCCTGCAAGTATGATTATAGCGGATACAAAATTCTGAACTACACATCAGGGAAGAAAGGAGTGCGCTATCTATTTGAGTGTAAAGATATTGGCAGCCAAGCACCTAAATATGTGCAATTTAGCGATCATATTATTGCCCCGCGCAAATCGAGTCATTTCCATATATTCATGGGCAATACCTCTCAAGAAGCACTACTGACAGAAATGAATAATTGGCCTACTTACTACCCTTATCAGCTGACAACGCAACAGGTCGTTGACGATATGCTACATCACTAA
- a CDS encoding basic amino acid/polyamine antiporter, whose translation MSNQSSTSVANATDNESKSGEHKLGLIALIAIVVGSMLGGGVFSLPQNTAATSAIGPVLIAWIIAGIGIYFIANSFRLLSDLRPDLQAGVYMYAQEGFGSFIGFNVAWGYWLMTAFGNVAFAVILMDAFNQFFPGVFTDGNNLNSIICGSVLIWGYNFLVLSGTKVAGFINTIGTIAKLIPLVLFVLLLGFLINYSQLLTNFWGTAPHIFEKVNNHSESVSLMSQILAPMTVTLWAFIGVEGAVVLSGRAKNKKDVGKATLLGFIIALIIYMLMSVLPFGVMPQAELAQVSNPSTAGVLAKVVGPWGEWLMNIGLIISVLAGWLAWTMLCAEIPMVAGQKGTFPQAFARTNKKQAANVSLWVSSFVMQAAMLLVYFSNDAWNTMYNISALMVVPAYITTTLYMVKICLNRQYDQYAKKGRGLALTSGVLGAIFCLFILYASQIQYVALVPILLTCGLPVFIWSRKEKGKNQPILQNKEIIYLALLLLLDAIVIGLLMTGRISL comes from the coding sequence ATGTCAAATCAATCCTCAACGTCGGTAGCTAATGCAACTGATAATGAAAGTAAAAGCGGAGAGCATAAACTCGGACTCATTGCGCTAATCGCGATAGTCGTTGGCTCAATGTTAGGTGGTGGTGTATTTAGCCTTCCTCAAAATACAGCAGCAACATCCGCAATAGGCCCCGTCCTTATTGCGTGGATCATTGCGGGTATTGGTATCTATTTTATAGCCAATTCATTTCGTCTGTTATCTGACTTACGCCCTGACCTACAGGCAGGTGTGTATATGTATGCACAGGAAGGTTTTGGCTCATTCATAGGGTTTAATGTTGCCTGGGGCTACTGGCTGATGACAGCCTTCGGTAACGTCGCTTTTGCCGTAATCCTGATGGATGCATTTAATCAATTTTTCCCTGGTGTATTTACGGACGGAAATAACCTCAATTCTATCATTTGTGGGTCGGTATTAATCTGGGGCTATAACTTCCTTGTTCTCTCAGGGACAAAAGTAGCAGGCTTTATAAATACAATCGGCACAATCGCTAAGCTCATCCCGCTAGTGCTATTCGTCCTGTTGCTGGGCTTTTTAATAAATTATTCACAGCTATTAACAAACTTTTGGGGTACTGCACCACACATCTTTGAAAAGGTGAATAATCATTCAGAATCCGTTTCGCTGATGTCGCAAATTCTTGCGCCAATGACAGTCACATTGTGGGCCTTTATTGGTGTTGAAGGCGCGGTCGTTCTTTCGGGTCGAGCCAAAAACAAGAAAGATGTCGGTAAAGCAACTCTGCTAGGTTTCATAATAGCTCTTATCATCTATATGTTGATGTCAGTCTTGCCTTTTGGCGTAATGCCTCAGGCGGAATTAGCTCAAGTCAGCAATCCTTCAACTGCGGGCGTGTTGGCTAAGGTTGTAGGGCCATGGGGTGAATGGCTAATGAACATCGGGTTAATCATCTCCGTATTAGCAGGTTGGTTAGCATGGACGATGCTTTGCGCTGAGATCCCGATGGTGGCAGGCCAGAAAGGTACATTCCCTCAGGCCTTCGCTCGGACGAATAAAAAGCAGGCGGCAAATGTTTCGTTGTGGGTCAGCAGTTTCGTCATGCAAGCAGCGATGCTACTCGTTTATTTTTCAAACGATGCATGGAATACGATGTATAACATTAGTGCCCTAATGGTGGTTCCCGCCTACATTACAACAACGTTATATATGGTAAAAATCTGCCTTAATCGCCAATATGATCAGTATGCTAAGAAAGGCAGAGGATTAGCGCTTACTAGCGGTGTTTTGGGTGCTATATTCTGCCTCTTTATTCTATATGCCAGCCAAATTCAATATGTTGCACTGGTGCCTATTCTCCTCACTTGCGGGCTACCTGTATTTATTTGGTCACGTAAAGAAAAAGGAAAAAATCAGCCTATTCTACAGAATAAAGAAATTATCTATTTGGCACTTCTACTTTTGTTGGATGCCATCGTTATTGGTCTGCTAATGACAGGTAGAATTTCTCTTTAG
- a CDS encoding Orn/Lys/Arg decarboxylase N-terminal domain-containing protein translates to MKFNHNILFVSSPRLEKDSPALQSLEELKLAIAARGFSTSVANNLNDAVRLIQESQKYSAIGIYWDANNPDMSAECQKFVQSFRQRNASTPLFLLSEEDITTQTPLALLKEVSEYIYLFSETATFTANRIYTLVHRCAENLLPPYFKTLKNFTEDGDYYWDCPGHMGGMAYLKHPVGAEFINFFGENMMRADIGVATAEMGDYLIHAGPSKKSEDIAAELFGADWTFYGVSGSSGSNRIVAQGAVAADEIAIVDRNCHKSLNHGLTLSQARPVYLKPTRNAYGLIGPIPNQRLKKESIDELIAKSSLTSDAVSSSPTYAVVTNCTYDGFCYNVNDVVKELGASVPRIHFDEAWYAYARFHPMYKNRFAMDAEDTPERPTIFSVQSTHKMLPSLSMASMIHVKKSSRAPLDYDDFNDSFMMHGTTSPFYPIIASIDVAVSMMQGESGRSLVQESIDEAIAFRKAVVSVKRQIHEQEGQSSWFFDVLQPTEVHDKATNTTYSFEQAPLELLNQSADCWELRAGERWHGFQDNDLINTNSMLDPVKVTITCPGINLDGGYEDQGIPGYLITKFLDDRRIEIARTGDYTILILFSVGITKGKWGTLIESLLAFKKLYDTGALAVDAIPSLKGKSPHYDTMTLKQLCQQMHEKMRELDLMNHISAAVNTDPEPVMTPAAAYQKVLRYKAEHIRLDDFSGRIAASMLVPYPPGIPVLMPGERLPHGDKGIMGYLRALQEFDKHYPGFEHEIQGVNVDENGDFWVRAIIEDERDPVKKPEHVRFKRQVASTIKKGRQ, encoded by the coding sequence ATGAAGTTTAATCATAATATTTTATTTGTGTCATCTCCGAGGCTAGAAAAAGATAGTCCAGCCTTGCAGTCACTGGAAGAACTCAAACTAGCAATCGCTGCAAGAGGATTTTCAACTTCTGTTGCAAATAACCTGAATGATGCTGTAAGACTTATCCAGGAAAGTCAGAAATATAGTGCCATCGGCATTTACTGGGACGCAAACAATCCTGACATGAGCGCAGAGTGTCAGAAATTTGTTCAATCATTCCGTCAAAGAAATGCGTCGACGCCATTATTCTTATTATCTGAAGAAGATATAACGACTCAGACTCCTCTAGCTCTTCTCAAAGAAGTCTCTGAATATATTTATTTATTCTCGGAAACGGCAACATTTACTGCTAATCGAATTTATACCCTTGTACATCGATGTGCAGAGAACTTGCTACCACCTTATTTTAAAACATTAAAGAATTTTACCGAGGATGGCGATTATTATTGGGATTGCCCTGGCCACATGGGCGGCATGGCCTATCTAAAACACCCTGTTGGCGCTGAGTTTATCAACTTCTTTGGTGAAAATATGATGCGCGCTGATATCGGCGTTGCTACCGCAGAAATGGGTGACTATCTCATCCATGCAGGACCATCCAAAAAATCGGAAGATATTGCCGCTGAGCTTTTCGGGGCTGATTGGACCTTTTATGGCGTATCAGGTTCATCAGGCTCGAATAGAATCGTTGCCCAAGGAGCCGTAGCGGCAGATGAAATTGCGATAGTGGATCGTAACTGTCATAAGTCGTTAAATCATGGGCTGACACTTTCACAAGCGCGTCCCGTCTATCTCAAGCCAACACGAAACGCCTATGGCCTCATTGGTCCGATCCCAAATCAGCGCTTAAAAAAAGAGAGTATTGATGAGCTCATTGCTAAAAGCTCACTCACTTCTGACGCTGTTAGCTCATCGCCAACCTACGCCGTTGTCACCAACTGCACCTATGATGGTTTTTGCTACAACGTTAATGACGTCGTTAAAGAGTTAGGCGCCAGCGTCCCGCGCATTCATTTTGACGAAGCATGGTATGCATATGCGCGTTTCCATCCCATGTATAAAAATCGTTTTGCTATGGATGCTGAGGATACTCCTGAGCGCCCCACCATTTTCTCTGTACAGTCGACACACAAGATGCTGCCTTCGTTATCAATGGCATCAATGATCCATGTGAAAAAAAGTAGTCGAGCGCCGCTAGATTATGACGACTTCAATGATTCGTTCATGATGCATGGCACGACATCTCCATTCTACCCAATTATTGCCTCTATTGATGTTGCGGTCAGTATGATGCAGGGAGAATCGGGACGTTCTTTAGTACAAGAGTCTATCGATGAAGCTATCGCTTTTCGTAAAGCGGTGGTATCGGTTAAGCGCCAGATCCACGAGCAGGAAGGTCAATCTTCATGGTTCTTCGATGTCTTGCAGCCGACCGAGGTTCACGATAAGGCAACGAATACGACATACAGCTTTGAACAGGCACCTCTTGAGTTACTCAATCAAAGCGCTGACTGCTGGGAGCTGCGAGCGGGTGAGCGTTGGCACGGTTTTCAGGATAATGACCTAATCAACACGAACAGTATGCTTGATCCCGTAAAAGTCACAATCACCTGCCCCGGCATCAATCTCGACGGCGGTTATGAAGATCAAGGGATCCCTGGATATCTGATCACAAAATTCCTAGATGATAGACGGATTGAAATTGCGCGCACTGGTGACTATACGATCCTTATTCTGTTTTCTGTTGGTATTACGAAAGGCAAATGGGGAACGTTAATTGAAAGTTTACTGGCCTTTAAAAAACTCTATGACACCGGCGCCTTGGCTGTAGACGCTATCCCATCACTGAAGGGTAAATCGCCACACTATGACACAATGACGCTTAAGCAACTCTGCCAGCAAATGCATGAAAAGATGCGTGAGTTGGATCTTATGAACCATATTAGTGCTGCCGTGAATACTGATCCAGAGCCGGTCATGACACCTGCTGCTGCTTATCAAAAAGTACTCCGCTATAAGGCAGAACATATCCGTTTAGATGATTTTTCTGGTCGTATTGCGGCGAGTATGTTGGTTCCATACCCACCGGGAATCCCTGTATTAATGCCCGGTGAACGTTTACCTCATGGTGATAAAGGGATCATGGGCTATCTGCGTGCCCTGCAAGAATTTGATAAGCATTATCCTGGCTTTGAGCATGAAATACAAGGCGTCAATGTCGATGAAAATGGTGACTTTTGGGTGAGAGCAATAATTGAAGATGAACGTGACCCGGTGAAAAAGCCGGAGCATGTTCGCTTTAAACGTCAGGTTGCTTCAACAATCAAAAAAGGCCGCCAATAG
- a CDS encoding basic amino acid/polyamine antiporter: MPTGIKGKDDNQKLGLLALIAIVVSSMIGSGVDGLPQNMAANSEVGPVAIAWLICGFGMFFISRTFIILSNIRPDLQTGIYTYTQQGFGAFCAFIVAWGYWLMTIFSNVAFGIMVMDTLNYFIPGDFRGGNNITSVIGVSILVWGFNFLVLSGTKLAGKIDIVGTIAKLIPLIVFIFILVYLLNVTEITSNIWGNNPSLPQEHLGSVFSQITSPLDVALWCFIGVEGAVALSGRAKNKKDVGKATFIGFVISLVVCILISILPFGVMTQKELSVIPTPSTAGILKVVVGEWGEMLINIGVLISVLSSWLAWTMICAEIPMAAAQNGTFPKSFARKNDKGAASVSLWASSILMQLVVLMVYFSSNAWLAMLAISALTVLPAYLMSTAYLCKLCMSGEYNKYAPNGRKTALVTSLIGILFCLFMVYASEVKYLAMVPILLTLGLPLFIFARIKDSGERDIFQPEEMKFLISLIVLDLFTGFLFLNDTIKF, from the coding sequence ATGCCTACAGGCATAAAAGGAAAAGATGACAACCAAAAACTAGGTTTATTGGCCCTTATCGCTATTGTCGTTAGTTCGATGATTGGCAGTGGTGTTGATGGATTACCTCAAAATATGGCGGCGAACTCCGAGGTTGGGCCTGTCGCTATTGCTTGGTTAATCTGTGGCTTTGGTATGTTTTTTATTTCTAGAACGTTTATAATTTTATCTAATATTAGACCAGACTTACAAACCGGTATCTATACTTATACTCAGCAAGGTTTTGGTGCCTTTTGCGCATTTATTGTCGCCTGGGGCTATTGGCTGATGACCATATTCAGCAATGTTGCCTTCGGCATTATGGTCATGGACACGCTGAACTATTTTATACCTGGCGATTTTCGTGGCGGGAACAATATCACTTCTGTCATAGGTGTCTCTATTCTTGTTTGGGGATTTAACTTCTTAGTATTATCAGGAACAAAACTCGCTGGAAAAATTGACATTGTAGGCACCATAGCAAAATTAATACCTCTAATCGTATTTATATTTATTCTTGTTTATCTTCTCAATGTAACCGAGATCACAAGCAATATATGGGGAAATAATCCATCCTTGCCTCAAGAGCACTTAGGCTCGGTGTTCTCACAAATCACATCACCTCTTGATGTAGCCCTGTGGTGTTTTATTGGGGTTGAAGGCGCAGTGGCGTTATCCGGTAGAGCAAAAAATAAGAAGGATGTCGGAAAAGCAACGTTCATTGGCTTTGTTATTTCACTTGTCGTATGTATTTTGATTTCAATCTTACCCTTCGGCGTCATGACTCAAAAAGAGCTCAGCGTGATACCAACACCGTCGACAGCCGGCATTTTGAAGGTGGTCGTTGGCGAATGGGGAGAAATGCTTATCAACATTGGCGTACTAATTTCAGTATTATCCAGCTGGTTAGCATGGACAATGATTTGTGCTGAGATCCCTATGGCGGCGGCCCAGAATGGTACGTTCCCCAAAAGTTTTGCACGAAAAAATGATAAAGGAGCAGCCTCTGTATCTCTTTGGGCAAGCAGTATTTTAATGCAACTTGTTGTGTTAATGGTTTACTTTTCTAGTAATGCTTGGCTAGCAATGCTGGCGATCTCAGCGCTAACCGTGTTGCCTGCGTATTTAATGTCTACGGCTTATCTATGTAAATTATGCATGAGTGGCGAATATAATAAATACGCCCCAAACGGCCGAAAAACTGCATTAGTTACTTCTTTAATAGGTATTTTATTTTGTTTATTTATGGTTTATGCCAGTGAAGTAAAATACTTGGCCATGGTCCCTATTTTATTAACACTGGGTTTACCATTGTTTATTTTTGCACGAATCAAGGATAGTGGTGAAAGGGATATATTCCAGCCAGAGGAGATGAAGTTTCTCATTTCCCTAATCGTTCTTGATCTGTTTACTGGATTTTTATTTTTAAATGATACGATAAAGTTTTAG
- a CDS encoding LacI family DNA-binding transcriptional regulator: protein MASLKDVAKLANVSLMTVSRALNSPEKLKAETLNRVQTAINHLNYVPDLSAKKIRGARATPDTIGVLALDTVTTPFSVDITLSIEETARAHGWNSFVVNMFSDDSPETMVDLLLSHRPSGIIYTTMGLRQVPVPHKLLSLPCVLANCESLHEPIASYIPNDEQGQYDAIKSLLARGYRRPLCLHLPANHPATIRRLKGLERAFHEARIDPNALVHCYMEFGDEHYQDIPAMVLANMPKGRLTFDSVVCGNDRIAFLVYQVLLGRGIRIPEDVGVLGYDNMVGIGELFLPPLSTVQLPHYEIGRLSALHIINSESHRRTVHVKSPLLERSSI, encoded by the coding sequence ATGGCGTCACTAAAAGATGTAGCAAAACTGGCAAACGTATCATTAATGACGGTATCACGAGCACTTAACAGTCCTGAAAAACTAAAAGCTGAGACGTTAAATCGCGTTCAGACAGCCATAAATCATTTAAATTACGTTCCCGACCTATCTGCGAAAAAAATCCGCGGAGCCCGTGCAACTCCCGACACAATAGGTGTTTTAGCTCTAGATACGGTCACAACACCCTTTTCCGTTGATATCACTTTATCAATTGAAGAAACTGCGCGAGCACATGGCTGGAACAGTTTCGTCGTAAATATGTTCTCAGATGATAGCCCGGAAACGATGGTTGACCTGCTTCTGTCTCATAGACCCAGTGGTATTATCTATACCACTATGGGACTACGTCAGGTACCAGTCCCTCATAAGTTATTGTCTTTGCCTTGCGTATTAGCAAATTGTGAAAGTCTACATGAACCTATTGCAAGCTATATCCCAAACGATGAGCAGGGACAGTACGACGCTATAAAGTCACTGTTGGCGAGAGGATATCGCCGTCCTCTATGCCTACATCTTCCAGCCAATCATCCAGCGACAATTCGTCGTTTAAAGGGTTTAGAACGCGCTTTTCATGAAGCAAGAATAGATCCAAATGCATTGGTGCATTGTTATATGGAATTTGGTGACGAGCATTATCAGGATATTCCCGCAATGGTGCTGGCGAATATGCCTAAGGGTAGATTGACCTTTGATTCCGTCGTATGTGGTAATGACCGAATAGCCTTTCTTGTCTATCAGGTGCTGCTTGGTCGTGGAATCCGCATTCCAGAGGATGTAGGTGTCTTGGGGTATGATAATATGGTAGGCATTGGTGAACTGTTCTTACCTCCATTATCTACGGTTCAATTGCCTCACTATGAAATTGGGCGTTTGAGTGCACTGCATATCATAAATAGTGAGTCTCATAGAAGAACAGTCCATGTTAAAAGCCCTTTGTTAGAACGGTCTTCAATATGA